The proteins below come from a single Zea mays cultivar B73 chromosome 8, Zm-B73-REFERENCE-NAM-5.0, whole genome shotgun sequence genomic window:
- the LOC111589976 gene encoding uncharacterized protein — MQIKFLISFSVRLCVHKCTMRISSARRSSSLLPWPSASPAAGACPLPWPRRIEAPAMALRFLCDVLLPLIFLLAGSNIQSRPGFARSYARPVDLPAPALRPTPASSAPLSLCSASFLCPLSPSIAWPRPASLLRARACSYAARNFLCVQVPQLASMPRRPGPYLTVSLCARVAVWFRAPGSSFPCARS; from the coding sequence ATGCAGATCAAGTTCTTGATAAGTTTTAGTGTTCGCCTCTGTGTACATAAATGCACCATGCGCATAAGCTCAGCTCGCCGGTCGAGCTCCCTGCTTCCATGGCCCTCGGCTTCTCCAGCTGCCGGTGCTTGCCCTCTGCCATGGCCGCGCCGGATTGAAGCCCCTGCCATGGCACTTCGCTTCCTCTGCGACGTTCTCCTCCCTCTAATCTTTCTGCTCGCCGGCAGTAATATCCAGTCGCGCCCTGGGTTTGCCCGAAGCTATGCGCGCCCGGTCGATCTCCCTGCTCCAGCGCTGCGCCCGACTCCAGCCAGCTCTGCTCCTCTTTCTCTCTGCTCGGCGTCCTTCCTCTGCCCGCTGAGTCCCTCCATCGCCTGGCCGCGCCCAGCTTCTTTGCTCCGTGCGCGCGCCTGCTCCTATGCGGCGCGGAACTTCCTCTGCGTCCAGGTCCCTCAGCTCGCGTCCATGCCGCGGCGTCCTGGTCCCTACTTGACCGTGTCACTCTGCGCTCGCGTCGCTGTCTGGTTCCGAGCGCCTGGGTCTTCTTTCCCCTGCGCTCGGTCATAG
- the LOC100384107 gene encoding uncharacterized protein LOC100384107 precursor, producing MALRFLCDVLLPLIFLLAGSNIQSRPGFARSYARPVDLPAPALRPTPASSAPLSLCSASFLCPLSPSIAWPRPASLLRARACSYAARNFLCVQVPQLASMPRRPGPYLTVSLCARVAVWFRAPGSSFPCARS from the coding sequence ATGGCACTTCGCTTCCTCTGCGACGTTCTCCTCCCTCTAATCTTTCTGCTCGCCGGCAGTAATATCCAGTCGCGCCCTGGGTTTGCCCGAAGCTATGCGCGCCCGGTCGATCTCCCTGCTCCAGCGCTGCGCCCGACTCCAGCCAGCTCTGCTCCTCTTTCTCTCTGCTCGGCGTCCTTCCTCTGCCCGCTGAGTCCCTCCATCGCCTGGCCGCGCCCAGCTTCTTTGCTCCGTGCGCGCGCCTGCTCCTATGCGGCGCGGAACTTCCTCTGCGTCCAGGTCCCTCAGCTCGCGTCCATGCCGCGGCGTCCTGGTCCCTACTTGACCGTGTCACTCTGCGCTCGCGTCGCTGTCTGGTTCCGAGCGCCTGGGTCTTCTTTCCCCTGCGCTCGGTCATAG